The genomic segment TGGGTTAGCGCTCAAGAAAACGATGCAGCAGCACAAGTCGGTCTGGAGGTGGCTGAATGAAGCACCTCACACTCAAGAACGCCACTGGCTTCAGTCGGGGCGGTCATTCCAAGACCTATCCTGCCGGCACGATCTGCATTGTCTATTCGGCGATTGACCACAACCAGCACCTCGATCTCAAGTGGCTGGGCGATGAACTCAAAAAGGCTCGCAAGCTGAACGAAGGCAAGTCAGGCCCACCGGCTTATCTGGTCGTGATCGTCGAGGGTGAGTTCATCACTGTGCTGCCACGCGAGCAGATGGCCATCGCCGAATGCGATCAGCCAGAGCCAGCGATCCACCTGGCTGGCTTCCGCTCAGCCCCGATCACTCTGCAGCAATCGGAAGTTCTGCCGGCCGCCGCTCCCGACCCAGTGAAGCCTCCCAAGAAAGCCCCTCAACGGAGTCTCTTTGAATGAGGCACCATAAGGTCAAGCCACTGGCCGGGCAGCTCTCGCTCCTGGGTGATCTGCCCGTGAAGTACTGCCCGGTCTGCGGTCGACGCCTGACGAGCGATCGCAGCCACAAGGCTGGCATTG from the Planctopirus limnophila DSM 3776 genome contains:
- a CDS encoding DUF6011 domain-containing protein; the protein is MRHHKVKPLAGQLSLLGDLPVKYCPVCGRRLTSDRSHKAGIGPQCRRQAHIVRRQDAISQLIHRIVLKVRKAPCQRSSK